GCGTGCCCGGCCCTGTCCCCGGTCAGCGCGGCGTGGAGGTCCGTCATGAGCCGGAGCGCCCGGGCGGGGTCACGCAGCGGCGCAGCATCTGTGCAGCGCGTCACGCGGCGAACGTATCACATCCGCAGCACGCCGGGAACGGTTCCCGCGGAGTCCGTTCAGCCGGTCACCCGGGGACCGCGGACAGGGCCCGGACGAGCTGCGGAACCCATTCCGGGAAGGAGAAAGTCGCGGCGGTGAATATTACTCCACCGCTGTTCCGGATATCTCCCGGGAACGAGCCCGGAGTGATCAGGTCACCGGGAACCCACGGCGGAGCGGCGTCGGTTCGGGATGAACTCCGTTGGGCCGGGAATGGCCGGGAATGGCGCCGAGTGGCACAGAATGCCCCGGAATGGCGTCCGACGCATTCAGGTGCACTTAATCTCGCACGCATCCGGGACGACCGGGCCGACCCGCCCCCGCGCGGCCACCTCCGGGACCGCCCGGCACCGTCCGCCCCGCCCCGCGCGGGTCAGAGCCCCTTGAAGCTCGACGGCCGCGGGATGTTGCGCAGGTTCGACCGGGCCATGCCCAGCATCTTGCCCACGCCACCCTCGAGGACGGTGCGCGTCGCCGCGCGGGTGAAGCCGGCGACCTGCTCGAGGGAGATCTCCGGCGGGATGGACAGCGCGTTCGGGTCCGTGACCACGTCGACGAGCACCGGGCCGTCGTGCGCGAGGGCCTTCCGCAGCATCGGCTCGACGTCCTCCGGCTTCTCGATGCGGAAGGACGTGATGCCGCAGGCCTGCGCGATGTCGGCGTAATTGACCTTCTCGTGGTCCGTGCCGAAGTCCGGCAGGCCGGCGACGAGCATCTCCAGCTTGACCATGCCGAGCGTGGAGTTGTTGTACACGATCGTCTTCACCGGCAGCTGGTGGAGCTTCACCGTCAGCAGCTCGCCGAGGAGCATCCCCAGCCCGCCGTCGCCGCTCATGGAGATGACCTGGCGGTTCCGGTCCGCGGCCTGCGCGCCCATGGCCTGCGGCAGCGCGTTCGCCATCGTGCCGTGGCGGAAGGAGGCGAGGAGCCGCCGGTTCGCGGACGGCGTGATGTACCGCGCCTGCCACACATTGCACATGCCGGTGTCGGCGGTGAACACGGCGTCGTCGTCGGCGAGCTCGTCGAGGACGTAGGAGACGTACTCCGGGTGGATGGGCGTCCGGCTGCTGATGTTCTTCGTGTACGCCTCGATGACGTGGTGGAGGTTCTTCTCCTGCTTGCGGAGCATCGAGTCGAGGAAGCTGCGGTCGGTCTTCTCGCTGATGAGGGGGAGGAGGTCCTCGATCGTCGCGGCGACGTCACCGACGACCGGGAGGGACACCGCGGTCCGACGCCCGATGTTCGCGCCCTTGATGTCGATCTGGGCGGTCAGGGTCTTCCGGGGCAGGAACTCCGAGTACGGGAAGTCGGTGCCGACGAGGATGAGCAGGTCGGCCTCGTCGAAGGCGTCGTTGCACGCGCCGTAGCCGAGGAGGC
The sequence above is drawn from the Corynebacterium bovis DSM 20582 = CIP 54.80 genome and encodes:
- a CDS encoding pyruvate dehydrogenase; the encoded protein is MAKTYAEQLVETLEKQGVKRIFGLVGDSLNPIVDAVKRSSIEWFHVRNEEAAAFAAGAESVVTGDLAVCAGSCGPGNTHLIQGLYDSHRNGAKVLAIASHIPSHFIGSHYFQETHPEALFQECSGYCEMVNSARQGATILHNAIQSTVAGNGVSVIVIPGDIAADDAVDTPAIDSAYATSSHRVRPDHDQVRALADAVNKAEKVTLFGGAGCAGAREQVFALAEKIKAPVGHAYGGKEYLHYDNPYDVGMSGLLGYGACNDAFDEADLLILVGTDFPYSEFLPRKTLTAQIDIKGANIGRRTAVSLPVVGDVAATIEDLLPLISEKTDRSFLDSMLRKQEKNLHHVIEAYTKNISSRTPIHPEYVSYVLDELADDDAVFTADTGMCNVWQARYITPSANRRLLASFRHGTMANALPQAMGAQAADRNRQVISMSGDGGLGMLLGELLTVKLHQLPVKTIVYNNSTLGMVKLEMLVAGLPDFGTDHEKVNYADIAQACGITSFRIEKPEDVEPMLRKALAHDGPVLVDVVTDPNALSIPPEISLEQVAGFTRAATRTVLEGGVGKMLGMARSNLRNIPRPSSFKGL